In the genome of Desertifilum tharense IPPAS B-1220, the window AAAACATTAATTACCTTCTTTCCCGGCTTCAAGAATCCTTTTTTGTTTTTTTATAGAAGATTCGACAAAAACTTATAAACTGACATCCGTTGCCAGTCCATACAACAGTTTACGATAAACTTCAAGACCTTTATTGTAAGTTATTGTAAGGTTTTCCCAACCCTCTTAATCTAAACTTTAAATAAGCGCTCTTCCTTGTCTAGCAAGGCTTAGGAGCGATAAACCGGCAAGGTAAAGTGAAAACAACTGCCCTGAAGCGAGCCAGAATCCACCCAAATTTGACCGTAATGCGCTCGGACAATCCGCTGACATAAGGAGAGTCCGATTCCGTATCCTTCCTGCTCTTCATCGCGCTTCAAGCGAAAACGATCCTCAAAAATTTTTTCTTGATTATCTTCTGGAATCCCTGGGCCTGTATCGCAAATACTAACCTGTACTTTCTGGGTGGTGCGATGCAAAATAGACAAGTGGATTTTACCTCCGGTTGGCGTATATTTAATCGCGTTATCAAGTAAATTAATAATCACTTGACGAACGCGTTCTGGATCGGCATATACATAAGGCAAATCTTGAGGAATATCCGTTTCGGTTGTAAGAGTTTTAAGTTGAAATTGCTCATCTAGGCGATCTAAAGCCTCTTTACAGAGCGCTCCTAAATCCATTTTTTGCGGCACAACATTAAACCGAGCATTAGTGCCTTTTGCAACTTGTAAGATATCCGTAATCATCCGATCCATTGCCTTAATTTGCAGGCGAGCATGTTTCAGTAACTGGTTCATCCAAGTGGGATTGAGACGGGTGGAGTTGCCTCGATCGATGTTTTTTTGACTTAACTCCAAAGTTTCAATCGCAAGCGATGCGGCTGTCAGGGGGTTGCGTAAGTCATGAGCCAGCATCGCGATAATCCGGTCTTTAAACTGTAACTGTTCTTGGAGATGCTCCTTTTCTTGCTTGAGGCGAAACACCTCATCAGATAATTGAATCAACTCTGCCGAATAGGCAAGCGAGGATTTTTCAGACTTGGGGGAGCGATCGTCCGCAGCACCCGCCTCGACTAGATTCTGTTGAGCCAGAAAGGTTTCCGCCGAACGTTGCCAGCGCGGCCAGCATTTTTCGAGTTGTTCGGTTAAGTTCGTTCCGGCTAAAGACTGGCGGGGTTCGGGATGAATTTTCAGTAGCGTCGGCGTGGCCACTAGCCGAAAGTGTTCGGCTAAATGCGGTTGTTCGCCAACATCTACAACCGTTAGCTCAAACGGGTATTCTGTGCTGAGTTGTTTGAGGTAGTGACGAATCTGGCGAATTTGCTCTGCTGAGTGGGGACGTTTATCCACAAACAGCAAAAGTTGTAAAGGGAGATCGTTGTGGGTAAGCTTTTCAGAAGTTGCCTGCATGGTCCGTTCGCTACAGCCCTCGCAATTGATGACGAAGCTTCAAATTTAATTAATAATCTATCAGGTCATCTGATAATGGATGGGAGATTTTTGAGTGGGGATTGAGTCTACAGTTTTCATGACTAGGGAAATGATTGTGGGTTGGGGGAGTGGGAAATGGAACTAAGCGAACTCAAAAAACCGGGAGTGCGGATGGCGATCGCCAGCGCTAGCCTGTTTTTCGGATTAACCCTGATTTTCATCTTGCATCGCTATTACAGCTTTTATGCAGACTTCGATCAGGGTATTTTTAATCAGGTCTTCTGGAATGGCATACACGGCCGCTTCTTTCAGAGTTCCCTGTCGTCGAGCCTTTCTACCAACGTCGTCCATGATGGGGACGTTCCAGAGGTGTTTTATCATCGCCTCGGACAGCACTTCACCCCGGCTTTACTCCTGTGGCTTCCGTTATACGCCTTATTTCCTTCACCAGCAACCTTAAGCGTCCTTCAGGTGACGTTAATTACCGCTGCTGGGTTGGTGTTGTATGTCCTAGCGCGGGTTCATGTTCAGCCGCAAATTGCTGCTTTAATTACGGCTAGCTACTATGGGGCCAATGCCGTCATCGGGCCGACTTTAACCAACTTTCACGATAGTTCCCAACTGCCGCTGTTTGTGTTTAGCCTGCTGCTGGCAATGGAAAAGCGCCTCTGGTGGTTGTTTTGGCCGCTGGCGGTGTTAATTTTAGCCATTCGCGAAGACTCTGGGGTGGTCTTATTTGGGGTTGGCTTCTATTTAGTGGTGAGTCGCCGCCATCCTCAAGTCGGGTTAGCCACTTGCTGCCTCAGCTTCGGCTATATGCTGGTTTTAACCAACCTGATCATGCCCTTGTTTTCTGAGGATATTTCCCGCCGCTTTATGATCGAACGGTTTGGGCAATATGCTGAGGGCGATCGCGCAACCACCCTAGATATTATTTGGGGAATTATCAGCCAGCCTTTGCGCTTAGTGGGCGAGTTGTTTTCGCCCTTCTGGGGAACCTTAAAATACTTGTTGGGCCAGTGGCTGCCTTTAGCCTTTATCCCGGCGCTTTCTGGCAGTGCTTGGGCGATCGCAGGTTTTCCCTTTCTGAAGTTGTTTCTCGGTCAAGGAGACTCGGTACTGGCGATTAATATTCGCTATGCCTTAACCGTGATTCCCGGCTTATTCTACGGCACGATTTTATGGTGGGGACACCGCCAACGGCTGCATCAGAGTCAGGATATCAATACCCTAGCACCGCGCTGGCCAGTGAATTTTCGCAAATTTTGGGTGGCTTGTATTGCCCTGTCGGTGGTGCTGACGTTTATGTCGAACCCAAACCGTACATTCTCGTTTATTATTCCCGATTCGATCCAACCTTGGGTTTATGTTTCTTTGCCCCAACGCTGGCAGCATGTGCGGGAGGATATTCGCCCTCTACTTGTCCAGGTTCCTGATGACGCTAGCGTTTCGGCAACAACGTACCTTGTGCCGCATTTGTCGGGACGGCGAGAAATTTTGCGCTTTCCCGATCATATTCTGTTGCGGAATGACGATCGCCAAGTGGAAAGTGTCGATTATGTCATTGCCGATTTGTGGCAATTGCGAGAATATCAAGTCGCCTTTCGACGCGATCGCGATCGCCTCCAACAAAGCATGACTCTGATCGACCAAATGCTGGGAAACCGTTCCTACGGCTTAAAAGAAATCAAAAATGGCGTGATTCTCTTGCAAAAAGGTGCAGAATCTCCCCAGGACAAAATAGAAGCTTGGCGGGCTTTTCGGCGCAATGTTGATTCGCTATTGCGTCCCCCCGCTTAAACCGTATGTCACCCTGGATTTAGTCGAGATTGGAGAAGGCACGAAGGCATGAAAATTTTGGTGCTGGCTTGGGAATTTCCTCCCCGAATTGTTGGCGGAATTGCCCGTCATGTGGCCGAACTATACCCGGAATTGGCGAAACTCGGTCATGAAATTCACCTGCTGACGGTTGAGTTTGGGGAAGCGCCGCTGTACGAACGCGTGGATGGGATAGCGGTTCATCGCGTTCAAATGGGGCATAGTCACGACTTTTTTCACTGGGTTGTGAATATGAATGAGAGTATGGGGCGACATGGAGGAAAGTTAATCCTCGAAGAAGGCCCATTCGATCTGATTCATGCCCATGATTGGTTAGTGGCTGATGCGGCGATCGCGCTGAAGCAAGTCTTCAAAATTCCCTTAATTGCGACGATTCACGCCACGGAATACGGTCGCTATAACGGTTTGCATAACCCTACCCATTACTATATTGACGGCAAGGAAAAGTTACTCGCCCACGAAGCTTGGCGGATTATTGTCTGTACCGACTATATGCGACGGGAGGTAGAACGGGCGCTAACCTCCCCCTGGGACAAGATAGATGTAATTTACAATGGCATTCGCCCGGAGAAGAAAAAACATCCTACCGATTTTGATCGCAGCGCTTTTCGCCATCGCTTTGCGGATGATGGGGAAAAAATTGTCTATTATGTCGGTCGCATGAGTTATGAAAAGGGGGTGGAAGTCTTACTCAATGCCGCCCCCAAGGTGTTGTGGGAAATGCAAGGCTATGCCAAGTTTGTGATTATTGGGGGGGGAAATACGGATCATCTCAAGCGCCAAGCTTGGAATCTGGGTATTTGGGACCGCTGCTATTTTACGGGGTTTCTCTCGGATGCCGATTTAGACCGCTTCCAAACGGTGGCTGACTGCGCGGTGTTCCCTAGTTTATACGAACCTTTTGGGATTGTGGCGCTAGAAAGTTTTGCGGCGCGGGTTCCGGTGGTGGTTTCCGATACGGGAGGGCTTCCGGAGGTAGTCCGCCACACGAAAACGGGGGTGGTGACTTGGACGAATAACCCGGATTCTCTGGCATGGGGCATACTGGAGGTGTTGAGAAATCCGGGCTACGCGCAGTGGTTAATTGATAATGCGTATGAGGATTTAGACCGACGTTTTAGTTGGCCCAAGATTGCTAAACAGACGGAAACTGTTTATCAGCGCGTGGTTCAGGAGCGATCGCAGGTGGATTGGTAGCCGGGAGGGTTGGGCAGTGAATGAGTCATCCCATGAGGAAATAGGCGATCGCCTTCGGTGGTTGCAGGAGCGATCGCCGTTGGGGACGCTATCGGAAACGGTGCTAGGGGCGATCGCCCAGGCGATGGAACCGCACACTCTCCCGGCTCAACAAACGTTGATGACCCAAGGGGAGAATCCATCGGCTCTCTATATTCTGGTTTCCGGCTATTTAGAGACGCGCCAGCGCTCGAAAACGGGAGAAAATGTGATTTCTGCCTCGCTGCTGCCTGGGTCGGTTCTCTACCTCAAGGAGGTGCTATTAGAGCAAGCCGCCCAAATGAGCGCGATCGCCAATAGCGAGTGCATTCTGTGGAAGATTCCCGCCGAACAGTTTAGCGCGATCGCCCAGGAGCATCCAGAAGTGAGCCGGACTTTCTCGCGACAACTGGCGGACGAATTAGTCGAAGTTCAATCTAAGTTAGCCTTTGAACAGGAACGCCAAGTCGCCCTGCGTCCCTATTTAGTCCCCAAAGTCAAACGGGGTATTATGGGCACCAGTCGCTATGCGGTACGGTTGCGTTCGGAAATTCGCGCCGCCGCCGATAGCCGCGAACCCGTGTTAATTTTTGGCGAACCGGGTTTGGGGAAAGATAATATTGCTTCGCTGATTCATTTTGGTTCGAGCGATCGCAAGCGCCCTATTGTTAAAATCAATTGCGATGTTATCCAAGCCAGCGGCGCAGACCTATTTGGCAGAGTGGGTGGCAAGCCGGGAGTTTTAGAATATTTGGGGGATGGTACCCTTGTTCTCAATAACCTGCAAGACTTAGCCCCTGTTTTACAAGAAAAACTGCTACCCTTACTCGAAACCGGATACTATACCCCCGTCCATCGCGAGGGCGAACCCCAACCGGAACCCCGTCGCTGTCAGGCGAGAATTTTAATTACCTCGGAAAAGCGCTTGCCTCAAGTGGAACGCTTGGTGAAAATTATCAAAGTGCCCCCGTTGCGCGTGCGGAAAGCCGATATTGAGGCCAAGGTAGAATATTACATCAGTTTGTTCTGTCGCAAGCGGGGGGTGAATAAGCCCAAAGTCACCCCAGAAGCGTTGCGTCGCTTGCAAGGGTACGATTTTCCCGGCAATATTACGGAATTAGAAGGGTTAATCGAACGGGCGATCGTTCAATCCGATGGTGCGGCAGAATTAACGGAAGATGTCTTTTGGTCGGCGAGTAAGAAAGAGAGACGGTTTCGCCTCAACCTGTTGAACGCTTATCCGCAGTTACGGCAGTTTTTACGCAGTCCTTGGTGGCCGGATCGCATCAATTATGGCTTTACCTTGGGCATTTTTGCGCTGGTTGTGGCTTTATTATTATTTGGCCCGCAAACGCGCGATCGCAATATTGCCTTAAATCTATTTTGGGCCTGGTGGTGGCCGTTAATCTTAATCGCCTTTCCCTTCGTTGGGCGGCTATGGTGTGCCTTCTGTCCATTTATGATTTATGGAGAATTGGCGCAAACCCTCTCTTTAAAGATATTCCCCCGACAACTCCAAGGCTGGCCCCGCGCCTTAGCTGAAAAATGGGGCGGTTGGTTCCTGTTTGGCTTATTTACCCTCATTCTCCTATGGGAAGAGTTGTGGAATTTGGAGAATACAGCCTATCTATCGGGATGTCTGTTACTCCTCATCACCGCCGGGGCTGTCATTTTCTCAATCTTATTTGAACGGCGCTTTTGGTGTCGCTACCTCTGTCCCATTGGCGGCATGAATGGGATGTTTGCTAAATTGGCGATGATTGAACTGCGCGCCCAACAGGGGATCTGTTCTGCCACTTGTACCACCTATCAATGTTATAAAGGCGGCCCGCAAAAAGGGGAAGGTCTGGAAACGGGTGGTTGTCCGGTCTATTCCCATCCCGCCCAATTGGTGGATAATCGCAATTGCGTACTGTGCATGACCTGTCTGAAAGCTTGTCCCCATCGTTCGGTTGAGTTGAATTTCCGCCCGCCGGGAATTGAACTGTGGACGAGTCATACCCCCACTTACTCGGAAGTGGCGTTATTATTCCTCTTATTCGGGGCAGTCTTGTTGCATCGCCTGCCCAAAATCAATCGGTTTTTGGGATTGAATGGGGACTTAACCCATTTTGGCATTCACGCAGGGCTGGCCGTGTTGGTATTACTGATACCGGTTGCGATCGCGCTTTGCGGCTACAGTCTGTTACAACTCTTCAATCGCCAGCTTAAACCCCGTCCGTTTGTAGAATTAGCCTACGGTTACTTGCCTCTAGTCTTAGGCGCAAACTTAGCCCATTATCTCCATTTAGGCTTAACCGAAGCCGGTCAAGTTATCCCTGTCACCCTCGCCACGTTTGGTTATAGCAAGGTTGGCGTTCCCATCATTGTCGCCGATCCGGCTGTGATTGCGTTCCTGCAAGGCGTGACGCTGATCTTTGCTCTATTTTGTAGCGTGATTCTCACCCAAAAAATTTCTCATCAACCCTTGCAAAACTTAATCCCGCAACACCTGGCAATGCTGGCTTGCGTTGTGGGCTTATGGCAAATTATCCTGTAGCTCTCTGCTACTGAGAAAAAGTGCGGATGAAAGGACTTGAACCTTCACTCCTTTCGGAACCAGAACCTAAATCTGGCGCGTCTACCAATTCCGCCACATCCGCTTAAGTCCGTCTTTCATTGTAGCACGGAGAATTAGAGGATGCAACCTTTATTTTTTAACCCACCAGTAACGACTGCGCCCCATCGATCCAGATTTCCGTCCCTGTAATGTGACTAGAGACATCGGAAACCAGGAATAAAACCAATTGGGCCACTTGTTCGGAAGTCCCAGACTTGCCATCCGTTAGCGGAATTTGCCCTTCAGGAAACTCTACCGGTTCTTGCGCCTCTTCCAAATCCTGGCGATCGGTGCTTTGGTCGATATTGGTGTCAATTGCACCGGGACAGATGACATTGACCCGAATCCGATCTTTTGCCAGTTCTAGGGCAATCATTTTAGCAAAGGCTACCTGCGCCGCTTTAGTAGAAGCATAGGCCGTTGCGCCCGTGTTGCTAAACATCCGGGTTCCGTTGACTGAAGAGGTAATGGCGATCGCGCCGCCTTGTTTCTTCAAGTAAGGAACCGCATATTTAACGGTATAAAACGTCCCATTGAGGTTAACATCAATCGTTTTCTGCCATTCTTGGGGGTCAAGTTCTTCCAGCGGGGCCCAAACGCCGTTAATTCCAGCATTCGCAAACACAATATCGAGTCGTCCCCACTGCTCGATAATTTTAGCGATCGCTTGTTGCATCTGACTCGGTTCAGCAATATCCGCTTCTACGATTAAAGCCTCTCCCCCTTGCTTTTGAATGGTGTCAACAACTTCTTGCAATTCCTCCCCAGTCCGTCCAAGGGCTGCAATTCTCGCCCCCTGCTGCGCCAAGAGAATAGCACTGGCTTTACCAATACCGGAACCCGCCCCAGTAACGAGGGCAACTTTACCTGTGAGTGTCATAACCTGTTCCTTAGAGGATTCTCTGTAGCAATAGTGTGCGATCGCCTTGAGATCGATCCTCTCTCTGGCGAGTGAGTTATTCTGAGTTGCTGTTAAGGTGAAGAGCAAGTACCTGAACCTTCTAAACTTTTCTAAAATCCAGGGAGAGAGATGACGCGACAAATTCTCCGAAAGAAATTTACAGTCGAGCAATATCACCAAATGAGCGAACTGGGAATTCTCAGCGATCGCGATCGCGTTGAACTCATTCAAGGAGAAATTCTGCAAATGTCCCCCATCGGTAGACGACACGCGGCTTGTGTCGATCGATTAACAGAGCGTTTAATCTTATTGCTATCAACAAAAGCAATAATTCGTTCCCAAAATCCAA includes:
- a CDS encoding DUF2079 domain-containing protein, with the translated sequence MELSELKKPGVRMAIASASLFFGLTLIFILHRYYSFYADFDQGIFNQVFWNGIHGRFFQSSLSSSLSTNVVHDGDVPEVFYHRLGQHFTPALLLWLPLYALFPSPATLSVLQVTLITAAGLVLYVLARVHVQPQIAALITASYYGANAVIGPTLTNFHDSSQLPLFVFSLLLAMEKRLWWLFWPLAVLILAIREDSGVVLFGVGFYLVVSRRHPQVGLATCCLSFGYMLVLTNLIMPLFSEDISRRFMIERFGQYAEGDRATTLDIIWGIISQPLRLVGELFSPFWGTLKYLLGQWLPLAFIPALSGSAWAIAGFPFLKLFLGQGDSVLAINIRYALTVIPGLFYGTILWWGHRQRLHQSQDINTLAPRWPVNFRKFWVACIALSVVLTFMSNPNRTFSFIIPDSIQPWVYVSLPQRWQHVREDIRPLLVQVPDDASVSATTYLVPHLSGRREILRFPDHILLRNDDRQVESVDYVIADLWQLREYQVAFRRDRDRLQQSMTLIDQMLGNRSYGLKEIKNGVILLQKGAESPQDKIEAWRAFRRNVDSLLRPPA
- a CDS encoding histidine kinase, with protein sequence MQATSEKLTHNDLPLQLLLFVDKRPHSAEQIRQIRHYLKQLSTEYPFELTVVDVGEQPHLAEHFRLVATPTLLKIHPEPRQSLAGTNLTEQLEKCWPRWQRSAETFLAQQNLVEAGAADDRSPKSEKSSLAYSAELIQLSDEVFRLKQEKEHLQEQLQFKDRIIAMLAHDLRNPLTAASLAIETLELSQKNIDRGNSTRLNPTWMNQLLKHARLQIKAMDRMITDILQVAKGTNARFNVVPQKMDLGALCKEALDRLDEQFQLKTLTTETDIPQDLPYVYADPERVRQVIINLLDNAIKYTPTGGKIHLSILHRTTQKVQVSICDTGPGIPEDNQEKIFEDRFRLKRDEEQEGYGIGLSLCQRIVRAHYGQIWVDSGSLQGSCFHFTLPVYRS
- a CDS encoding SDR family NAD(P)-dependent oxidoreductase, with amino-acid sequence MTLTGKVALVTGAGSGIGKASAILLAQQGARIAALGRTGEELQEVVDTIQKQGGEALIVEADIAEPSQMQQAIAKIIEQWGRLDIVFANAGINGVWAPLEELDPQEWQKTIDVNLNGTFYTVKYAVPYLKKQGGAIAITSSVNGTRMFSNTGATAYASTKAAQVAFAKMIALELAKDRIRVNVICPGAIDTNIDQSTDRQDLEEAQEPVEFPEGQIPLTDGKSGTSEQVAQLVLFLVSDVSSHITGTEIWIDGAQSLLVG
- a CDS encoding glycosyltransferase family 4 protein; its protein translation is MKILVLAWEFPPRIVGGIARHVAELYPELAKLGHEIHLLTVEFGEAPLYERVDGIAVHRVQMGHSHDFFHWVVNMNESMGRHGGKLILEEGPFDLIHAHDWLVADAAIALKQVFKIPLIATIHATEYGRYNGLHNPTHYYIDGKEKLLAHEAWRIIVCTDYMRREVERALTSPWDKIDVIYNGIRPEKKKHPTDFDRSAFRHRFADDGEKIVYYVGRMSYEKGVEVLLNAAPKVLWEMQGYAKFVIIGGGNTDHLKRQAWNLGIWDRCYFTGFLSDADLDRFQTVADCAVFPSLYEPFGIVALESFAARVPVVVSDTGGLPEVVRHTKTGVVTWTNNPDSLAWGILEVLRNPGYAQWLIDNAYEDLDRRFSWPKIAKQTETVYQRVVQERSQVDW
- a CDS encoding sigma 54-interacting transcriptional regulator; this encodes MNESSHEEIGDRLRWLQERSPLGTLSETVLGAIAQAMEPHTLPAQQTLMTQGENPSALYILVSGYLETRQRSKTGENVISASLLPGSVLYLKEVLLEQAAQMSAIANSECILWKIPAEQFSAIAQEHPEVSRTFSRQLADELVEVQSKLAFEQERQVALRPYLVPKVKRGIMGTSRYAVRLRSEIRAAADSREPVLIFGEPGLGKDNIASLIHFGSSDRKRPIVKINCDVIQASGADLFGRVGGKPGVLEYLGDGTLVLNNLQDLAPVLQEKLLPLLETGYYTPVHREGEPQPEPRRCQARILITSEKRLPQVERLVKIIKVPPLRVRKADIEAKVEYYISLFCRKRGVNKPKVTPEALRRLQGYDFPGNITELEGLIERAIVQSDGAAELTEDVFWSASKKERRFRLNLLNAYPQLRQFLRSPWWPDRINYGFTLGIFALVVALLLFGPQTRDRNIALNLFWAWWWPLILIAFPFVGRLWCAFCPFMIYGELAQTLSLKIFPRQLQGWPRALAEKWGGWFLFGLFTLILLWEELWNLENTAYLSGCLLLLITAGAVIFSILFERRFWCRYLCPIGGMNGMFAKLAMIELRAQQGICSATCTTYQCYKGGPQKGEGLETGGCPVYSHPAQLVDNRNCVLCMTCLKACPHRSVELNFRPPGIELWTSHTPTYSEVALLFLLFGAVLLHRLPKINRFLGLNGDLTHFGIHAGLAVLVLLIPVAIALCGYSLLQLFNRQLKPRPFVELAYGYLPLVLGANLAHYLHLGLTEAGQVIPVTLATFGYSKVGVPIIVADPAVIAFLQGVTLIFALFCSVILTQKISHQPLQNLIPQHLAMLACVVGLWQIIL